GAAGATCTCGATTATTTCGAATTCCAGGCACGTCCTTATGAATTTATCGAGATTAATGACGTCCCCCTGAATCCCGTTGAAACAGCCTCCAAAACACCCCAAAAACCTCGAGTAAATAACACTGCAGAACGGGTCAAAGTCTCAGGCAAAATCCTGCTTGAAGATGGTTCTCCTGTTGAATCAAAGGGCCTCCTCCTGCACAGGAGCCCGGGTGTTTATGGTACAGTGGGCTACTTTACAGACACCTTTGAAGGATTGTTCCCCGAGGGACCTCTGGTACTCTTTTATCATCCCAATCAATATGCCCCGGTTCGCCTGGATGTCGGGTCCCTGAAAGCGGGCGTTTCCCGCAATGATTTGCAGATGATCCTCAAACCCGGACATGCACATCAACTCAAAATCCACAATGAGCAGGGGGAGCCGATCTCAGGTGCAACCATTGTGATTCACCCAACCTGGGGGGGCTCAGCAGGTGGACCGAATTATCCCCTGCAGTCAGATGAGCAGGGAAACGTTCAACTGATCCATCTGGCCGATACCTCGTATAATGTCAAAGTCTCAGCCCCCGGATACGAGCCCAGTCAGTCGAAGAAACTTCCCGTCAAAGCAGACGGCACCAGCACGATCACGCTGAAAGCCAGCCAGAAAACGACGGGGCGGATTCTGGACGAAATGGGCCAGCCGGTCGAAGGCGTAAAACTCTACCTCAAGCATCAGTTTGGTGGCCAGCGTTCCCACGCTTATTCTGGATCCGGCAGAGGCACCTACTGGGGCAGCCCCTTAACAAAGACAGACGTGGATGGTCGATATGAACTGACAGAGATGACGTCAGGTGCCCAGTACCTGTTCATAATCGAGGCCCTCGATGGCCGGCGGGCGATCGTGCAGAGCATCCAGGCAGGACAGAATCAGGAATTTGTGATTCCCGATCGGCGGGACCTGCGCATCACGTTTTCCAAAGACTTCATTGAAAAGTATTCCATTAAAAATGATTCGAAAGTCGCCGTTCGCCAGAGTGTCGTCTGTGTACCAGAAGACAAGTCACGGTATACAGAATTGATTGGCGCGGATGTTCCCATCAAGGTCACGGAATCAAGAGGAACGGCCCTGCTCCCGGGGCTCGCCATCGATCTTGACCCGGCAGGCAAACCTCAGAAAGTGGAAGTCATCCTGCAATATCACAAAGGGCCCAGGCAGGATGTGCAGATCAACCCGAATGGTGAGACCCAAGTGAATTTTGAGCTGGCCCAACGTGATTCCACGAAAGAAGAAACGACAGACGCCCAACCAGCGATTGAGAAAATCCCCGTTGTGATCGCGCAACATCTGATGTTGCTCAACGGTCGGCAGCCGATCACCTGGGAGGAGTTGGACCGGCATTTTGCAAAGCTGAAAGATCCTGCAGCGGTACAGCCTGCCTTTTATTTCACACGTGGTGCGCTGTCAGCTCAAAAAGCTGTCGTCAATTTAAATCCTCAGATTCGAAAACTACAGCAGAAATATCATTTTCGTGGTTCCAGCCAGGGGGCTCTTTCAGCTCGGGCTGATTATTACTATGACCACATCAAGACAGACGCAGACCTGCATCCTGATCCAGCTGATAAACTGACCGGACGGATTGTGGATCTCAATGGCAAACCAGTTGCCGATGCCGAAGTCGTTTTGATCACTTCCGTGCCCGAATCGATCTCTTATAAGACGTACGAGATGGCCCTCGTTCAGGGACGTATTCGCAACCCGCTCGAGCACAGGATGACACGTTCAAATTCCCAGGGCGAGTTCACACTTTACCCGCCGGCAGGAGAGAAATATTATATCATGGCCCTGCACCCGGAACAGGGTTTCAAATTTGACAGTAATGAATATTTTGCATCTCAAAATGAGCTCAAACTCCTGCATTGGTCGGGCCTCAAGGTCAATCTTGCCAAAGTGCCGGAAGAAACCCAGACCGTCAATCTAAGCACCCGCGTCGATGCCCGCGCGGGCTGGCCTGATATCTCCATCAATCAATATTGGAGCGACCTGCCCGCGGAGGCGCAGAAACAGCAGTTCGCCTATCACCATATACCTCCCATCAACCAGACACTGCTCTCTCGCAACTTTCATAACGAGGACGGAAGCAGCATTGGGCTGGCAGGCGTTTCAGTCAGCGTGTTACCAGAAGAAGTGCGCGAAATCAGCCTCGGTCCCCTTTCCCGCCAGCAGTCACAACAACTGGAATGGATGCGTAATCGCTCACGCGGTCGAAAGTAATCCCTGAATACCGGCTTCGATGGCATCAATTATATTGAAGCCATCTCGCGAGTAGAATATTGTTTACTGCAGTCGGTGCCCTTCAGCAGGGTACGGGTTAAGTGCTTCAACTGATTGTAATCACGCCACTCATTGCGATCGAACTCACAGGACTATCTATGAACAAAAAACGTCTGCTCAGGAATCACCTGCTCTCTTTCAAACAATGTCCTCTGATCTGGGCCATGATAATCGTAGGTTGTTTTTCAATTCAGCCCGCTGAAGCAGAGGAATCACAGCCAGCAAAGCAGTTCCAGAGAATCCTGTTTCTGGGGAACAGTATCACCCTGCATGGTCCTGCTCCCAAGATTGGCTGGAAGGGCAACTGGGGAATGGCGGCCAGCAGTCTCGAGAAAGACTACGTTCATCTGGTGACCAAAGCACTGACGAAGTCTCCGTCCGAAAAACCGCAAACGATGGTGAAAAACATCGCCACGTTTGAAAGAAACTATGCAGACTACAATCTCAAGGAACACCTGCAGGATGCGTTCTCATTCAAACCGGACCTGGTGATCCTCGCGATTGGTGAAAATGTTCCGCAGTTGAAATCAGATGCGGAACAGGCCCGCTTCAAAAGCAGTGTAGATGAACTGCTGAAACTGGTGCAGTCAGAGAGCCAGCCCACAATCATTGTCCGCAGCAGCTTCTGGTCTAATCCCGCCAAAGACAAGGCATTGAAAGCAGCCTGTGCGCAGGCCGGTGGCACCTTCGTCGATATCAGCAAACTGGGTAAGAACGAAGAAAATTACGCCCGCGCGGAGCGAAAATTTGAACACGCAGGTGTCGCAGCCCATCCGGGCGACCAGGGAATGCAGGCGATCGCAGATCTCATCGTGAAAGCGGTGAAACCGTAGAAAGCCCCTGGAAATGCAAAAGGCCTTCGTCAGAATGACGAAGGCCTGTCATTTGTAAGCGATTATCTCAAGAGGAGATAATAAGTACACCCCGCAGGGTTCGAACCTGCAACCTTCGGTTTCGTAAACCGATGCTCTATCCAATTGAGCTAGGGGTGCCCGTCCCGATTGGGAAAGGGTATTTTAGCGAGCCCGTTCTCCGTTTTAAAGCGTTTCGGAAGCTGCATTTGAATCTTTTTGGCAGCTCATCCCCGGTTTTGGGAGTGGAATCGCTCCCACTGTATGCTTTTTGACGGTTTTTCGGGCTCGAATCGAACCATTTGGCGATCAGCGCCTGTTGATATGAGACAGCTCTCAGGCAGGTCAGGTTCCCAGCCGCGCAAGAAAAAAGGCTCTGTTCCCTGGAAACAGAGCCTGGTCTCACTAAAAGTCGGGACTAATCTGAGAGGATTCTCAGCATCAACCTTAGTGATGGCCGTGATGGTGATGGCCACGATGTCCGTAACCGCCACGGTATCCGCTTCGGTACCCACCGCGATATCCGCCATAGTATCCGCCTCGGTAGCCGCTACCGCTGTAAATTCCGATTCCGAAGGACGGGCTGCTGTAGTAAAAGCCCCCCGATCCATAGCTGGGATAGGAATTATAGTAACCGCGATACCCGTAGCTGGGATAAGAATAACCATATCCCCGATACCCGGAGTAACATCCGTGGCCTGCTTCAGCCTGTTGGGTCGGCATCAGTAAAAACGTACCGCCGAGTACCAGTCCCATACACAGTGCCAGCTTCAGTCCTTTACGCTTTTTGGGAGTAGCTGTTTCGCCTGCATCAACCGTATCTGTGCTCTTTTGCATCGTTTCGCTCCTTGGAAAAATGAACCATGTGAGTGTCACAGACGAGTTGGAATCAGCATCCTCGCTGTTTGTCTGGCACTCGGTTGCAGAACGGTTGAGAATCCTTCACTCATTACATACTTGTCCGCCTGCTCTGATTCTGAAAATCGCTATAAGTGTGCCAAAATCCCAAACAATAACTGTCCACCCTTAACCTCTTTTTTTATTGGGACTTAGGAAATCAACAATTTTTGGCACCAGTGGCGGATCGAAAAAAAGCGTCTCAGTCTTGCAACAGCCGAGATCAATCTGATGCCAGTCAGCCTGGATATTCCAGCAGAAACTGCCGATCGAGTGGGTATAAAAAAACAAGCCTCCCATTCAAATGATCGGGCCGAACCAGATGAATGAAAGACTTGAGAATATTTGCCAATTTGAACCTGCTAGACAGGAACCGGCCCGACAAGATCAGCTAAAACCTGATCAGGGCGGATCTATTATAAATATGGATTACCATCCATAATAGAAACCGAAACCGGGTGAGTAATAGCCGCCCCGGTAACCGCGGTATCCACGATAGTAACTACCATGGTTGTATCTGCGGTGATGTCGGCGGTAATGGTTTCGGTATCGATTGTAGGAACGTCGATAATCCCGCCTTGCATGGCGGTAATTTCGCTCAAATTTACGATAACTTTTACGAGCCTGTTTCCAGGCAGGTGGCCTTGCCTCGGTTGTGTGTGTGGCCCCGATTAAAAATACACTACTCACGAGCAGGGCTACGGTCAGTGCACGTTTCATGGTCTTGTCTCCTTGATAAGAACCCTGTTGTTGCCTGACTTCATCCCTGTTTGAATGAAACCAGAAGTCAAATAACTTTGACTGTCTTATCAGAGGGAAAACGCAATAGCTGTGCCATTTGCGTAGAATTTGCGGACCAATCGCCTAAACCATGTCAGAGTTTTGGTTTAAAGAGAGTTTTTTACTCAAGTCGAAGCAGAGCCACTACTTGAAACTGTTGTAGAATTGAAAAAAGTGTGGTCGAAAAGAGAACAATTAAGCCGCCCACCGGCCAGTTTTGCTGATTGATGGGCGGACAACTCTTGTTCTCTGCAAGAACCTGCATTTAAACAACAGGGTTTTGCAGGACACCAATTCCTTCAATCTCGGCTTGCATCTCATCCCCATCTTTGAGGAATTTGTTTTTCGAGGCGCCAACGCCGCTCGGCGTTCCGGTGGAAATAACATCACCCGGTTCCAGTTGTACAAAGCTGGAAATAAATTCAACGATCGCTGCTACGGAAAAGATCATCTCTGCGGTAGACGAATCCTGCTCCACCTCTCCGTTGACGGTGAGTTTCATTTTGAGCTGCTGTGGATCTTCAATATCACAGGCCGGAGTGATACAGGGGCCCATCGGGCAGAAGGTATCATGCCACTTACCATGCAACCAGTCGAAGAAACCGTCCTTTTCCCGCTGGGTCCGCTCCGGGTTGGGACGGAACTTGCGGTCGGAGATATCATTGATCACGGTATAGCCGGCCACGTAATCGAGGGCCTCTGCTTCTGAGACTCCCTTGCAGGATTTTCCAATCACAATGCCCAGTTCCAGTTCCCAGTCAATATGATCGGGTGAGACAGAAGGAATTTTCACCGGCTGTCCCGGATGAGTGAGAGTCGTCAATGGAGGCTTCATGAACACATAGGGAAACGTCTTCTGGCGCTCCTCGGCTTTGCCGCCCCCTTCTTCAATGTGTTTTGAATAATTCCCAGCCAGAAGCAGCAGCTTGGAAGGTTCAGGTACGGGCACGAGCAACTGCACATCTTCCAGCATGATCGACATCGGAAAGAGTTCTTCATCCATGGACTGCTTCAACTGCTGCTCAATCACCAGGATCGTTTCCCGCTGTGCCCCCCCGGGAAGAAAGGGAATCAGTCCTTCAGATTCATCAAGCTCGACGCCAGCCAGGTCAGCAGCAGCACTCAAGGGCAGAACGGAATCTTCTGTATAAAAACCGCAGGCAATCTGGTTATCTAACTGATAGCGACACAGTCTCATGGTCTTTCAACTCCTGATCGGGATCTGCAAATCGGTGGGTCAGTCTTGAGGACAGTACGAATTCCTGAATGAGTCTCTCCCTGTTCATGCTAACGTCTGCGGCAGGAAAGACCAGTTTACAGGAACGTTTATGTTAGCTGCTTCTGAAATCTCTTTAAACTTACAGCCAGAATTACCACGCAACAGAGACTGAGCCCGGTGACATAAGGGAGCAGATCCGCAATCCCCGCCCCCCGCAGAACAATGCCTCTTAAGATCTCCAGGAAATAAGTTACGGGAATGATAAAGGTAAACAGGTAAATCGGCAGCGGCATCTGGGAACGGGGGAACATGAATCCCGAAAGCAGCACTGAAGGCAGCATAATCAGAAACGCAAACTGCACCGCCTGCAACTGTGTCTGTGCGATGGTGGAGACCAGCATCCCCAGGCCGAGACCACAAATCAGGAACAGCAGCGAAAGTGTCAGCAGTTCCCACAGATTTCCGTGAATCGGTACGCCGAACAGGAAGACCATCACTGTTAAAACAATCAGGGTTTCCACAAATCCGATCATCGCATAGGGAACCAGTTTCCCCAACATCAAACCGGATTTGCTCACCGGCGTTACGAACAACTGCTCCAGGGTCCCTAGTTCCCGTTCGCGGACGATGGCAAATGAAGTCAGGAACAGAGTCACCAGTTGCAGAATAATACCAACCAGACCAGGCACGAAGAAATGCGAGCTATCCAGGTCGGGGTTGTAGAGCAACCGCGGTCGGATCTCCACAGGCAGCGCAACCTTCCCTTCTGCATCACGGGAGGGCACGACATTCAGTGTTTCGGCTAACTGCTTGGTAATGCTGGTCGAATAATTAAACCCCAGCAGGCTGGAAGCATTGAGTGCCGTCGTGGCGACCTGGGAATCGCTGCCATCAATTAACACCTGAACCGAGACCTGCTCTCCCTTGAGCAGGCGATCGGAATAATCCGGCGGAATGACAACCCCCACCTTGGCCCTGCCAGACTCGAAGGCACGACGAAAGGCATCGTGATCATAAACGCGATCAATGATCATAAAGGTGCGGGTGTTCGCGAACGCCTCGCGGAGCTCGCGCGCACTGGAGCGACCGTCCAGATCAAAGATGACCGTCGGTATATTTTCAATCTGGGTGTCGATCGCAAACCCGAAGATCAGGGTCTGTAATACCGGGACGGCAAAGGCGAACAGCAGCGTCGATGGTTCCCGTCTGATATGAGAAAATTCCTTGACCAGAATGGCCCAGAAACCTGCCAGCATCTTCTGCCTGAATTGGGGAGTCTGCTTACTGCGGGCTTTAGTATTACCGGGTGATTTCTCCGGAGCAAGTGGTGGCTCAGTCCGCGCGGCACTCGTCTCTGCCTGTGGTTCGGTTGCCTGCGTTGTAGTTCCCTCTGGTACAGCACTCGCGTGAGTGTCTCCGTCGCGATTCAATCCCTCCGCCCGACTCAGTGTCACAAACACATCTTCGAGTGAAGGTGTGATCGGCCGGACTTGAACGGTGCCCTGCGATTCTGGAATACGATTAATGAAATCATGTTCTGTCAGACTCTGATCCGCGAGCACGTGAATTGTTTGACCAAACAGAGTGGCGTCGTGCACCCCGTCCATTTCGCGATAAGTACCCAACCACGTCGCTGGGTGTGGAATATCGATTTCCCAGCGCGCCGATCCGGGGGGAGTCACGCTGGATAACTGTTTCAGCTCTTCCGGCTTTCCACAGACAATCAGTCGCGAATTATAAATATAGCCCACATCGCTGCAACGTTCGGCTTCATCCATGTAATGTGTGGTCACAAACAGGGTCACCCCCTGCCCCGCCAGTTCAAAGAGCAGGTCCCACAAATCGCGGCGGGCAACCGGGTCAATCCCGGCCGTCGGTTCATCCAGAAACAGCAATTCCGGTTCATGAATCAGAGCACAGCCCAGAGCCAGACGCTGCTTCCAGCCTCCGGATAAATTTCCCGCCAGCTGATCCAGGCGGTCGCCCAGAGAAGTCAGCTCAATGATCTCCTCAAACCGCTGTTCCAGTTTCTCGGGACTCAACCCGTAGATTCGACCGTAGAATTCGATGTTCTCCCGGACGCTCAAGTCGGCGTAGAGACTGAAGCTTTGAGACATGTAGCCAATCCGGCGTTTGATCAGCTCGGCATCGGTGCTCACATCATAACCCAGAACCTGTGCACCGCCGCCCGTTGGTTCCAGAACGCCGCACAACATGCGGATGATCGTAGACTTACCGCTGCCATTGGGCCCCAGCAGACCGAAGATCGCTCCCCGTTCAACTTCAAAGCTCACCTGATCAACGGCCCGTAGAGTACCAAAGTCACGCGTCAGCTGATCAAGCTGAATCACCGAGTTCATGAGCGGTCTCCCCGTTGATCCAGCCAGACATCAGCCGCCATCCCGGGACGGAGCAGGCGTTCTTCATTCTGTAGCCTGACTTTCACACGAAAGACCTGCTTGGATCGCTCTTCGGGTGTCTGCACGTTGCGAGGTACGAACTCAGCCTGACGAGAAACGAATGAAATGACGCCTTCAAAGCTGCGATCCGGATAACTGTCGATGGTGACCTTGACCCGCTGATCAATGCGAATATCCAGATGGTTTTCAGGAACGTAACAACGAACCCAGAGGTGATTCAGATCCAGTATGGAGATGACCGGCGCGTTGCTTCCCACCAGATCCCCCGGTTCCAGGTCGACTGCTTCGACGACCCCGTCCGCAGGCGAAATGATTTTCAGCTCGCTAATCTGCTTTTCAATTGCCTGCAGGTTTGCTTCTGTTTTTTTCACTGCTGCCGCCGCCTGTTCGATATCTTCCCGGCGACTTCCGTTTTTCATCAACTGCCAGGCATCCTCTGCCTGCTTCAGCTCTGCCCGTGCTGCGTCAATTTCCTCTTTGCGGGTCCCCTCTTTGAGCAGTTCCAGTGCTTGCTCCTTGACCGATTTTCTGGCGGCAGCCACCTGGAATTCCGTATTGGCGGTATCCAGTTCGTCCTGAGAAGCTGTTTTTTCGGCAAACAGAGTTTCGATCCGAGACTGCTGCGCCTGCGCCAGTCGAAACTGGGCATCGGCCAGTCTGAGTTCTGCGACGGCGGCTTCAATTTCCTGGGGACGTGGTCCATTCACCAGCTGTGTGAGATGCGCTTTGAGCTGATCGACCTTTGCTGCCGCTTCAGCGATTTCTTCCGGGCGAAAGCCGGCTACGAGTTTACTGTGATATGCTTTCGCTTCCGCCAGTGCCGCTTCGGCCTCGGCCTTTCGTTCCAGCAGATCGTAAGGCTCCAGTTCAATCAGCAGTTCTCCCCTGCTGACCTTTTGTCCCTCTTCGATAAGAACCTGCCTGACTCTCCCCCCCACTCTGGAACCGGGTCGAATATCATCCGCCTCAATGAACCCGGAGACCTTTAAGGGTTCATAGCGATTCTGGCTCATGACGAGGGCCAGGATCAGGATCACTCCCAATCCAATCAGTCCCAGAATTTTCTTCAATGGTCTATCCTTGTTTGAAAGTATGAACACGTCTGGCAGGTAGATCGCATTATATACATTTAAGTCCGATTCATCTTGCGGGCCTTTAGAGAATTCCAAAGGAACGCCGGGAATCGAATCAGTTCCCCTGTATCAATCATCACATCCGCATTTTCAACCATCACAGCTCGACAGGGTAGCAACCGCAGTGAGCTCCCTTGATGCTGCTTAAGAATCGGGCAGCTCTCGATGGTGACTGCGGGAGTTTGATGATTCAAAAAATAAATTCCTCTTAACACACCATATCTTCAGTCGTCTTATCTCTTTTAATCTATTGAGGATAGAGCCTCAGGCAATGTTGTTTCTTCGGACGAAAACAGATTTGGCACATCATTCGCTTAAGTACCAAATCACAATAATCATCAAACAGAAACAATCCCTTAAACATGTGCCCTTATAAACCCGGGCGTTAAGAGTTTGTGCTCGTAACTGTTTGTTGAGCATGTTGTGGTTTTCGTTAAATAAGGAGAGATGATGAGAACATCATCATCTAAGAAAAGAGGAATGAGAAGAGGATTCACACTAATCGAATTGATGGTCGCTATCGCAACGATAGCTGTTTTGATCGCATTACTTTTACCAGAGATTCAGAAGGCACAGGATGCCTCCCTGCAAAGTAAACAGAAATCGGGCCCCTACTGGGTATACCGCGAATACGAATACGCGGGCGGCCCGGTAATCACCGAAATTTCGGGAACCTATAAACACTCCCTCCAGGAAATCCTGGACATGTACGCCATCAACCTGAAAAAACAGCAGAAGGCTCATGCAGATGAACTGATGGCTGAAGAAACAGGTGAAGAGCCCGTTTCTGCCCCGAAAGTAGTTGCCCTGGCATCTGCTCCCACCAATGACATCACTGAAGTCAATGACACTGTGACACATGACCCTAATCTGGTCGAATACGATCACGTAGAGATGACCAAAGAAGAAAAGATAGACAAAGCAAAACGCGCCTTGAAGAACTTTAAATATGATCTGTCTCAGAACACCGCCTCACTGGTTGCACGCCGGAATCTGACTGAAGCGATCGAATTGCTGAAGCGGGATCTGAAACGCCTGGAAGCAGAACCGTAAGCCGGAATTTGTTTCCGCTATACAATGAAGACACTCTCCTGAAAACAGGTGGAGCTTGATTTGAGCGTCAAGTTTCACCTGTTTTTCTTTATTAATGGTCTGACTGCCGCGACTTACGAAGATCAATTATTTGTAGATCTTTCAAACTGGAAAAATGCGATCTTTTTTAGGAAAGTTGGTCTTGGCAGAAAAAATCAATCGCATTATAAATCCGCCTCTGCTGACTTCTGAATGAGTAAAACTCTCTCACTTCACTTTACTGATCCAGGCCTTCAGCGGGACACGTCCCCACGTGTCATATCTCAAAACCTACCACCCCATCAAAATTGATTTTTTTCCATTCATCTTTCCTTGAATCAGCTTGGCTTTTCCAGGAACTGTGATGCGTCGACCGATGTTTTCGATCTCCGGATCAATTTCACATCGCCTCGATGGATCGCGCTCTGGCAAATGTGATTCTATTCAGAGATCGATAAAGGAGCACTTAAGATGCCCATCTTCGTACGGGTATGCCTGCTTAGCGCAGTAACTTTATTCAGCATCACTCAGGTCGGTTGCCATCGCGGGCCAAACGCGCAGGTACGGCAGAGCATGTATCGCTCACAGCAACTCTATGATCAGAACATGGAGTTGGCCATGCAGCGTGATCAGTTCCAGCAGTCTGCATCTCTGTTGCAGCAGGAACGCGATCAGTTGGCCATGCGGGCGCAGACGCTGGAATCGAACCTCAACATTGCTAATAAGCGGCTCGACAATCTGAATGCAGAGCGTTCAGAAATGCAACAGCGTTATGTCAGCCTCATGAAGCAGGCCAAAGGACAGCCCAGCCCACTGGATGGCGAAGCCACTCGTCGCTTCCAGGAACTGGCTGATAAATATCCTGACTTCGAATTCGATCCACATACTGGCGTCAGTAAATTCCATTCTGACATCCTGTTTTCCTCAGGTAGCGATCAGCTTAAACCTTCGGCCAGAGAGATCCTCGACCAGTTTGCAGCCATCATGAATGATGGGAATGCGAAACGTCTGAACGTTCTGGTTGTCGGTCATACCGATGACAAACCGATCTCCAAAGCAGCCACACAGCGGCATCATCCGACCAACTGGCACCTGTCTACCAACCGAGCTAACTCAGTTGTCCTCTCACTCTCCAAGTTTGGAGTCAAGCAGGAACGCATGGGAGCCGCCGGTTACAGTATGTTCCAGCCGGTCGTACCGAATGCAAACGATTCCGCCCGGCAGAAAAACCGCCGTGTTGAGATCTTTGTACTCGCACCGGATGCAGTCGTAGCCGGCTGGGATCCAAACCCGACACTGTTGAATTAGTCGGTGCCTTCCGACATCTCAAATCTCTGATGGCTTCCCGCTAATGGCTCACCATGCGTCTGGATGGTGAGCCAGCCGATGACTCCGCAAAGCAGCGGAACAGCTAAAGCAACTCCCACCCTGGTCCACATTTTAATCGACCAGCGTGTATCTTCAGTCGGCCAGAAGACGCTTGGTAGAATCTGGTCCGTTTCCAGAACTCGTACGACCAGCATCGTGCAGAGCGCACCTGTGATCCAGAACGAGATCTGTACGACAAACACCGCCCGACTCTCCAGCCGTGGCAAATTACCACAAAAATCTCCTGCGAGCGACATCCAGAGTATCAGCAGGAACAGCCATTGTGCCCGACCCAGGTTTGATCTGGGAATGAGAGCCAGCTGATGCCGCCTCGCCTGACAAATTGCTGAGCCGACCGCAACCGAAAGCAGACTTCCCACGATTAGAAACCAGACCGTACCAGGAATCCCAGCATATTCATCAGGTATCCAGCCCGCCTCCTGCCAGCGAAACACATTTTTATGCAGGTTCTTCCAGGGTAATACGATCAGCAGAAAGATCAAACCGCTGAAGTTCATACCCCTGGATTCCACATCTTCCACAGGCGCTGCCAAAGCGATGACGGGCAGTGGTTGCCCATTCTCTCCCTGATCCGATCCCGCAGTGTTCTGTTGCCGTGCGAAAGTTAGTGCGCCCCAGCCAATCCCCGCCCCCATAATCAGCCCGAACAACTGCTCCATCCATTTCCAGTAATCCAGCCCCTGTAATGCGGGCCAGGCTCCGATGATCGACCACTGAGCTCTTCCCAGCATGTTCACAAAGTCCCCGAGCAGAAAGCCCAGCCCCCCAAACAGGAAGCCATAGCCACACCAGCGCAGAGCGGCTCGATTCTGTTGTTGACTGAGTTCATACAACAGAGCCAGCAAGACCCCCACACAGCCGGCCCAGTTATCCCCGCGGGGCGGCGTCATGCGGAGTCCCAGCACGAGTGTCAGTAGAAAAAATCCGAGCAACCAGCCTGACGCCAGCCGCAGCATAAAACCACAGGGAACGTGAAAGTCCGAACGCGTGTGGTAGAGCATCAAACTGACCAAAGCAGCAGACCCGGCAGCCACCCAGTCCACATCATAGGGGTTCCAGAGTTCGAACAGCCAGAAGGTCAAACCGCTGAAGTCCAGAGCCAGCCAGAAGAGCCACAGAAAAACCAACGGAACCGTAAAACGCTCCAGTTCGGATCGCTTCAGGGTGACCGACAGCGCCATTATTCCGGCACCAATGCCTCCCCAGAGTGCTCCAATCAGAAACAGGCTGGCGTAGCCATAGACGACATTCGGAAGTTCCATTCCCGCGGT
The DNA window shown above is from Gimesia sp. and carries:
- a CDS encoding ABC transporter permease; amino-acid sequence: MNSVIQLDQLTRDFGTLRAVDQVSFEVERGAIFGLLGPNGSGKSTIIRMLCGVLEPTGGGAQVLGYDVSTDAELIKRRIGYMSQSFSLYADLSVRENIEFYGRIYGLSPEKLEQRFEEIIELTSLGDRLDQLAGNLSGGWKQRLALGCALIHEPELLFLDEPTAGIDPVARRDLWDLLFELAGQGVTLFVTTHYMDEAERCSDVGYIYNSRLIVCGKPEELKQLSSVTPPGSARWEIDIPHPATWLGTYREMDGVHDATLFGQTIHVLADQSLTEHDFINRIPESQGTVQVRPITPSLEDVFVTLSRAEGLNRDGDTHASAVPEGTTTQATEPQAETSAARTEPPLAPEKSPGNTKARSKQTPQFRQKMLAGFWAILVKEFSHIRREPSTLLFAFAVPVLQTLIFGFAIDTQIENIPTVIFDLDGRSSARELREAFANTRTFMIIDRVYDHDAFRRAFESGRAKVGVVIPPDYSDRLLKGEQVSVQVLIDGSDSQVATTALNASSLLGFNYSTSITKQLAETLNVVPSRDAEGKVALPVEIRPRLLYNPDLDSSHFFVPGLVGIILQLVTLFLTSFAIVRERELGTLEQLFVTPVSKSGLMLGKLVPYAMIGFVETLIVLTVMVFLFGVPIHGNLWELLTLSLLFLICGLGLGMLVSTIAQTQLQAVQFAFLIMLPSVLLSGFMFPRSQMPLPIYLFTFIIPVTYFLEILRGIVLRGAGIADLLPYVTGLSLCCVVILAVSLKRFQKQLT
- a CDS encoding efflux RND transporter periplasmic adaptor subunit; translated protein: MKKILGLIGLGVILILALVMSQNRYEPLKVSGFIEADDIRPGSRVGGRVRQVLIEEGQKVSRGELLIELEPYDLLERKAEAEAALAEAKAYHSKLVAGFRPEEIAEAAAKVDQLKAHLTQLVNGPRPQEIEAAVAELRLADAQFRLAQAQQSRIETLFAEKTASQDELDTANTEFQVAAARKSVKEQALELLKEGTRKEEIDAARAELKQAEDAWQLMKNGSRREDIEQAAAAVKKTEANLQAIEKQISELKIISPADGVVEAVDLEPGDLVGSNAPVISILDLNHLWVRCYVPENHLDIRIDQRVKVTIDSYPDRSFEGVISFVSRQAEFVPRNVQTPEERSKQVFRVKVRLQNEERLLRPGMAADVWLDQRGDRS
- a CDS encoding type II secretion system protein; this translates as MRRGFTLIELMVAIATIAVLIALLLPEIQKAQDASLQSKQKSGPYWVYREYEYAGGPVITEISGTYKHSLQEILDMYAINLKKQQKAHADELMAEETGEEPVSAPKVVALASAPTNDITEVNDTVTHDPNLVEYDHVEMTKEEKIDKAKRALKNFKYDLSQNTASLVARRNLTEAIELLKRDLKRLEAEP
- a CDS encoding OmpA family protein, whose protein sequence is MYRSQQLYDQNMELAMQRDQFQQSASLLQQERDQLAMRAQTLESNLNIANKRLDNLNAERSEMQQRYVSLMKQAKGQPSPLDGEATRRFQELADKYPDFEFDPHTGVSKFHSDILFSSGSDQLKPSAREILDQFAAIMNDGNAKRLNVLVVGHTDDKPISKAATQRHHPTNWHLSTNRANSVVLSLSKFGVKQERMGAAGYSMFQPVVPNANDSARQKNRRVEIFVLAPDAVVAGWDPNPTLLN